In Arsenicicoccus sp. oral taxon 190, the following are encoded in one genomic region:
- a CDS encoding heavy metal translocating P-type ATPase produces MTEHHQHVGHPAAAEQLVRDPVCGMTIDPTTALSAEHDGRRFHFCSAHCQAAFTANPAKYMETVSEDTWPAPPSDTNGHGDAVEWTCPMHPEIRRDAPGSCPICGMALEPVTLTADSGPSPELADMTRRFWIATALTIPIVILEMGRHFIPWLHDTIPGPTSVWLQFALGTPVVLWAGWPFFTRGWASLRTRNLNMFTLIAMGTGIAWLFSVIATLAPGVFPSSFRGEDGTVDVYFEAAAVITTLVLLGQVLELRAREQTSGAIKALLDLSPKTARRITDDSTDEEVPLDQVQLGDRLRVRPGEAVPVDGTVQEGRSAVDESLVTGESMPVTKEAGDTVIGGTINGSGGLVMVAEKVGRDTMLARIVAMVADAQRSRAPIQRMADKVSGIFVPIVIVVAVVAFIVWALVGPDPKLAHALIVAVAVLIIACPCALGLATPMSIMVGVGRGAGLGVLIKNAEALERMEKVDTLVVDKTGTLTEGRPTVTSIVVTDGRSEEDLLRIAAGVERASEHPLAQAIVTAASEKNLPIPDVTDFDSPVGRGVLGTVDDHRVVIGSAAFLTSEGIDTAGLAERADQLRADGATVIHIGIDGRPAGLFAIADPVKQTTPAALEALRKEGIGVVMLTGDNRVTANAVAKTLGIDRVEAEVLPDHKSDIVSKLRAEGHVVAMAGDGINDAPALAAADVGIAMGSGTDVAMESAGVTLLKGDLTGIVRARRLSEKTMSNIRQNLFLAFIYNTLGIPIAAGVLYPVLGLLLSPIIAAAAMALSSVSVITNALRLRTQNIT; encoded by the coding sequence ATGACCGAACACCACCAGCACGTCGGCCATCCAGCCGCCGCCGAGCAGCTGGTCCGCGACCCCGTGTGTGGCATGACCATCGACCCCACCACCGCGTTGAGCGCCGAGCACGACGGCCGCCGGTTCCACTTCTGCTCAGCACACTGCCAAGCCGCGTTCACCGCGAACCCCGCCAAGTACATGGAGACGGTCTCGGAGGATACGTGGCCCGCGCCGCCATCCGACACCAACGGGCATGGCGACGCGGTCGAGTGGACCTGCCCCATGCACCCGGAGATCCGCCGGGACGCACCAGGGTCATGCCCGATCTGTGGGATGGCGCTCGAGCCGGTCACGCTCACCGCAGACAGCGGGCCCAGCCCGGAACTAGCCGACATGACCCGGCGGTTCTGGATCGCCACCGCACTCACCATCCCCATCGTCATCCTGGAGATGGGCCGGCACTTCATCCCATGGCTGCACGACACGATCCCGGGCCCAACCTCCGTCTGGCTGCAGTTCGCGCTCGGCACACCCGTCGTGCTGTGGGCAGGGTGGCCCTTCTTCACCCGCGGCTGGGCCTCGCTGCGCACCCGCAACCTCAACATGTTCACGCTCATCGCAATGGGCACCGGCATCGCCTGGCTGTTCAGCGTGATCGCCACCCTCGCGCCGGGCGTCTTCCCCAGCTCATTCCGTGGGGAGGATGGCACCGTCGACGTCTACTTCGAGGCCGCAGCGGTCATCACCACCCTGGTCCTGCTCGGGCAGGTCCTCGAGCTGCGGGCTCGCGAACAGACCTCCGGAGCCATCAAGGCCCTGCTGGACCTGAGCCCCAAGACCGCCCGCCGCATCACCGACGACAGCACCGACGAAGAGGTCCCCCTCGACCAGGTCCAGCTCGGGGACCGGCTACGGGTCCGCCCCGGCGAGGCCGTCCCCGTCGACGGCACCGTCCAGGAAGGTCGGTCTGCGGTTGATGAGTCCCTGGTCACGGGTGAGTCAATGCCCGTGACCAAGGAGGCCGGCGACACCGTGATCGGCGGCACCATCAACGGCAGCGGTGGGCTCGTCATGGTCGCCGAGAAAGTCGGACGCGACACCATGCTCGCCCGCATCGTCGCCATGGTCGCCGACGCGCAACGCTCCCGCGCCCCCATCCAGCGGATGGCCGACAAGGTCTCGGGCATCTTCGTCCCGATCGTGATCGTGGTCGCGGTCGTCGCGTTCATCGTCTGGGCGCTGGTCGGGCCGGACCCCAAGCTGGCCCACGCCTTGATCGTCGCCGTCGCCGTCCTCATCATCGCCTGCCCTTGCGCCCTGGGCCTGGCCACCCCCATGTCGATCATGGTCGGTGTCGGGCGCGGCGCCGGCCTCGGTGTCCTGATCAAGAACGCCGAGGCCCTCGAACGGATGGAAAAGGTGGACACCCTCGTCGTTGACAAGACCGGTACCCTCACCGAGGGCCGGCCCACTGTGACCAGCATCGTCGTCACCGACGGGCGCAGCGAGGAGGACCTGCTCCGCATCGCGGCGGGCGTCGAACGCGCCTCCGAGCACCCCCTCGCCCAAGCGATCGTCACCGCAGCCAGCGAGAAGAACCTGCCCATCCCCGACGTCACCGACTTCGACTCCCCCGTCGGTCGCGGGGTTCTCGGTACCGTCGACGACCACCGAGTCGTCATCGGCAGCGCTGCCTTCCTCACCTCCGAAGGCATTGACACCGCCGGCTTGGCCGAGCGCGCCGACCAGCTTCGCGCGGACGGGGCCACCGTCATCCACATCGGCATCGACGGCCGACCCGCGGGGCTGTTTGCCATTGCCGACCCGGTCAAGCAGACCACCCCGGCTGCCCTCGAGGCACTGCGCAAGGAAGGTATCGGCGTCGTCATGCTCACCGGCGACAACCGCGTCACCGCCAACGCCGTCGCCAAGACCCTCGGCATCGACCGCGTCGAAGCCGAAGTACTGCCCGACCACAAGAGCGACATCGTGTCCAAGCTGCGCGCCGAAGGCCACGTTGTCGCCATGGCCGGCGACGGCATCAACGACGCCCCAGCACTGGCCGCAGCCGACGTCGGCATCGCGATGGGTTCAGGCACCGACGTCGCCATGGAAAGCGCCGGCGTCACCCTCCTCAAGGGAGACCTCACCGGCATCGTTCGCGCCCGACGCCTGTCCGAGAAGACGATGTCCAACATCCGCCAGAACCTGTTCCTGGCCTTCATCTACAACACCCTCGGGATCCCCATCGCAGCCGGAGTCCTCTACCCCGTCCTCGGACTGCTGCTCTCCCCGATCATCGCCGCTGCCGCTATGGCTTTGTCCAGCGTCAGCGTCATCACCAACGCGCTACGCCTGCGCACCCAGAACATCACCTGA